A window of Neorhizobium galegae bv. orientalis str. HAMBI 540 genomic DNA:
AGCGACGTGATGTTGTAGCCGGCATCCACGTAGTGGATTTCGCCGGTCACGCCGCGGGAGAGGTCCGAGAGCAGGTAGAGCGCCGAGCCGCCGATATCCTCGATGGTCGCGGTGCGGCGAAGCGGCGCGTTCTTCTGGTTCCAGGAATAGATCGCGCGGGCATCGGAAATGCCGGCGCCGGCCAGCGTGCGCACCGGGCCAGCCGAGATCGCGTTGACGCGGATGTCGCGCGGGCCGTAATCGGCGGCGAGATAACGCACGGAGCTTTCCAGCGCTGCCTTGGCGACACCCATGACGTTGTAGTTCGGGATCACCCGCATCGAGCCGCCATAGGTGAGCGTCAGGATCGCGCCGCCATCGGTCATCAGGTCGGCCGCCCGCTTGGAGATCTCCGTGAAGGAGAAGCAGGAGATCACCATGGTGCGGCTGAAATTGTCGCGCGTCGTGTCGGCGTAGAGGCCCTTCAGCTCGTTCTTGTCGGAAAAGCCGATGGCGTGCACGACAAAGTCGAGCTTGCCCCAGCGTTCCTTGATCGCCGCGAAGGTCGCGTCCACCGAGGCGATATCCTCGACATCGCAAGGCACCACGAAATCGGAATTGAGTTCGGCTGCGAGCGGCTTGACCCGTTTGCCGAGCGCTTCGCCCTGAAAAGTGAAGGCGAGTTCGGCGCCCTGCGCTGCGACGGCTTTCGAAATCCCCCAGGCGATGGAGTGATTATTGGCGACCCCCATGATCAGGCCGCGTTTCCCCTGCATGATTCCGGTCATGGAATTACCCGTTAAAGCGCTGGAAGACGAGCGTGGCGTTGGTGCCGCCGAACCCGAAGGAATTGGAAAGAACAGTGTCGATCTTGGCGTCGTCGATCCGCTTGCGGACGATCGGCACGCCTTCGAATTCCGGGTCCAGGTTCTTGATATGGGCGCTTTCGCCGATGAAGCGTTCCTGCATCATCAGAAGTCCGTAGATCGATTCCTGCACGCCGGCGCCGCCGAGCGAATGGCCGGTCAGCGACTTGGTCGACTGGATATGCGGGATCTTGTCACCGAAGACCTGGCGGATTGCGCCGATCTCCTTGCTGTCCCCGACCGGCGTCGAGGTGCCGTGGGTGTTTATGTAGTCGATATCGCCCTTCACGGTCGCCAGCGCCTGGCGCATGCATCGCATCGCGCCTTCGCCCGAGGGGGCGACCATGTCGTAGCCATCCGACGTCGCGCCGTAGCCGACGATTTCCGCATAGATCTTGGCGCCGCGAGCTTTCGCATGCTCGAGTTCTTCGAGAACCAGCACGCCGGCACCGCCGGCGATGACGAAACCGTCGCGGTCGACGTCATAGGCGCGGGAGGCTTTGTCGGGATCGTTATTGTACTTGGTGGACATGGCGCCCATGGCGTCGAACAGGTTCGACATCGTCCAGTCGAGGTCCTCGTGGCCACCGGCGAACATCACGTCCTGCTTGCCCCACTGGATCATCTCCGCAGCGTTGCCGATGCAGTGCGCGGATGTCGAGCAGGCGGACGAGATCGAATAGTTGACACCGTGGATCTTGAACCAGGTGGCGAGCGTCGCGGATGCCGTGGACGACATGGCCTTCGGCACGGCAAACGGGCCGATCCGCTTCGGACTATTGTTCTTGAGCGTGATCTCGGCGGCTTCGATCAATGTGCGGGTGGACGGGCCGCCGGAGCCCATGATGATGCCGGTGCGCTCGTTCTCGCCGATATCATTGTCTTCGAGACCGGAATCGGCGATCGCCTGTTTCATGGCGACATGGTTCCAGGCGCCGCCCTGGCTCAGGAAGCGCATCGCGCGGCGGTCGACGAGATCGGTCGGGTCGAGCGTCGGCTTGCCCCAG
This region includes:
- the fabI gene encoding enoyl-ACP reductase FabI, which translates into the protein MTGIMQGKRGLIMGVANNHSIAWGISKAVAAQGAELAFTFQGEALGKRVKPLAAELNSDFVVPCDVEDIASVDATFAAIKERWGKLDFVVHAIGFSDKNELKGLYADTTRDNFSRTMVISCFSFTEISKRAADLMTDGGAILTLTYGGSMRVIPNYNVMGVAKAALESSVRYLAADYGPRDIRVNAISAGPVRTLAGAGISDARAIYSWNQKNAPLRRTATIEDIGGSALYLLSDLSRGVTGEIHYVDAGYNITSLPSLDRLRNADSE
- the fabB gene encoding beta-ketoacyl-ACP synthase I; translation: MRRVVVTGLGIVSSIGSDAAEVTESLRQAKSGISFSPDFAEHGFKCQVWGKPTLDPTDLVDRRAMRFLSQGGAWNHVAMKQAIADSGLEDNDIGENERTGIIMGSGGPSTRTLIEAAEITLKNNSPKRIGPFAVPKAMSSTASATLATWFKIHGVNYSISSACSTSAHCIGNAAEMIQWGKQDVMFAGGHEDLDWTMSNLFDAMGAMSTKYNNDPDKASRAYDVDRDGFVIAGGAGVLVLEELEHAKARGAKIYAEIVGYGATSDGYDMVAPSGEGAMRCMRQALATVKGDIDYINTHGTSTPVGDSKEIGAIRQVFGDKIPHIQSTKSLTGHSLGGAGVQESIYGLLMMQERFIGESAHIKNLDPEFEGVPIVRKRIDDAKIDTVLSNSFGFGGTNATLVFQRFNG